One region of Dokdonia sp. 4H-3-7-5 genomic DNA includes:
- the der gene encoding ribosome biogenesis GTPase Der, translating into MSTIVAIVGRPNVGKSTFFNRLVQRREAIVDAVSGVTRDRHYGKTDWNGREFTVIDTGGYVVGSDDVFEAEIDKQVELAIDEADAIIFMVDVEHGVTGMDEEVAKLLRRSKKPIFLAVNKVDNNKRAADAVEFYNLGLGDYYTIAATNGSGTGDLLDAVVEALPEQVEEEEKDELPRFAVVGRPNAGKSSFINALIGEDRYIVTDIAGTTRDAMDTKYNRFGFEFNLVDTAGIRRKAKVKEDLEFYSVMRSVRAIEHADVILLVVDATRGFDGQVQNIFWLAERNRKGIVILVNKWDLVEKETNTMKNFEKHIRQQIEPFTDVPIVFISVLEKQRIFKAIETAVKVYESKTKRIKTSELNEFFLPLVEAFPPPAIKGKYVKIKYCMQLPTPQPQFALFCNLPQYLKEGYRRFLENKLRAAYDFSGVPISIYFRKK; encoded by the coding sequence ATGAGTACCATAGTAGCTATCGTAGGACGCCCTAATGTAGGGAAGTCTACTTTTTTTAATCGTCTAGTGCAACGTCGTGAGGCGATTGTAGATGCCGTAAGTGGAGTGACGCGTGATCGTCATTACGGAAAAACAGACTGGAACGGTCGCGAGTTTACCGTTATTGACACAGGAGGATATGTAGTAGGAAGTGATGACGTTTTTGAAGCCGAAATTGATAAGCAAGTAGAACTTGCGATAGATGAGGCAGATGCTATTATTTTTATGGTAGATGTAGAGCACGGTGTAACGGGTATGGATGAAGAGGTTGCAAAACTACTTCGCAGATCAAAAAAACCTATTTTCCTTGCTGTAAATAAAGTAGATAATAATAAAAGAGCAGCAGATGCTGTTGAGTTTTATAACTTAGGACTAGGTGATTATTATACCATTGCCGCTACAAATGGTAGTGGGACTGGAGATCTTCTCGATGCTGTTGTTGAAGCTCTTCCAGAGCAAGTAGAAGAGGAGGAAAAAGATGAATTACCAAGATTTGCTGTAGTAGGTCGTCCTAACGCAGGAAAATCATCTTTTATTAATGCACTGATAGGTGAGGACAGATATATTGTAACAGATATCGCTGGTACTACTCGTGACGCAATGGATACAAAGTACAATCGCTTTGGATTTGAGTTTAACCTTGTCGATACGGCAGGAATACGCCGTAAGGCAAAAGTAAAAGAAGATCTTGAGTTTTACTCAGTAATGAGATCTGTAAGAGCTATTGAGCACGCAGATGTGATTTTACTAGTAGTAGATGCAACAAGAGGTTTTGATGGTCAGGTTCAAAATATATTTTGGCTAGCAGAGCGTAATAGAAAAGGAATCGTGATTCTTGTAAATAAGTGGGACCTTGTAGAAAAGGAGACCAACACTATGAAGAATTTTGAAAAGCACATCAGACAACAGATAGAGCCTTTTACAGATGTACCTATTGTATTTATTTCTGTACTGGAGAAACAACGCATCTTTAAAGCAATTGAAACTGCGGTAAAGGTATATGAAAGCAAAACGAAGCGTATTAAAACAAGTGAACTCAATGAGTTCTTCTTGCCGCTAGTAGAAGCCTTCCCGCCACCAGCAATTAAGGGTAAATATGTGAAGATTAAGTACTGTATGCAACTTCCTACACCACAACCTCAATTTGCGTTGTTCTGTAACTTGCCACAGTATCTTAAAGAAGGGTATAGAAGATTCTTAGAAAATAAACTTCGTGCAGCTTACGACTTCTCAGGAGTGCCTATTTCTATCTATTTTAGAAAAAAATAA
- a CDS encoding LysE family transporter, protein MIIIAYILTLSIGLIGAIIATLPPSATNLAVVKYTSDKNLTKGLHLAYGAALGEIIIAGLALAFGVLAKRIFEKYEWIQITFIVIMIAVGVYFLIKKNTDNDNDSSSRPKRFINGLLLGGLNIPMFIYWTAIFSISSRYVILDKNSPWLLIIFFLVGVFAGKFGLLYLYGKASEYMTSNFSKFKGTLNKIIGVVLIVAGAIQAIKLIID, encoded by the coding sequence ATGATCATTATCGCATACATACTTACACTTTCTATAGGACTTATAGGAGCCATAATTGCCACGCTACCACCTAGCGCGACTAATCTTGCTGTTGTAAAATACACAAGTGATAAAAATCTCACTAAAGGACTCCACCTAGCATATGGAGCTGCGCTAGGAGAGATCATAATCGCTGGACTAGCGCTTGCTTTTGGCGTGCTTGCGAAGAGAATATTTGAAAAATACGAGTGGATACAGATTACTTTTATCGTTATCATGATAGCTGTAGGGGTCTATTTTCTTATTAAAAAGAATACAGATAATGATAATGACTCATCTAGTAGGCCTAAACGATTTATCAATGGTCTTTTATTAGGCGGACTGAACATCCCGATGTTTATTTACTGGACTGCTATATTTTCTATAAGTTCTAGGTATGTTATTTTAGATAAAAACTCCCCATGGCTACTCATCATATTTTTCTTAGTCGGGGTTTTTGCTGGTAAATTTGGACTGCTTTATCTCTACGGTAAAGCTAGCGAGTATATGACTTCAAATTTTTCAAAGTTCAAGGGAACGCTCAATAAAATTATAGGTGTTGTTCTTATTGTTGCCGGAGCAATCCAAGCCATCAAACTCATAATCGATTAA
- a CDS encoding LysE family translocator, which yields MILTALLLGIMTTILGALPPGASNLAVIKTSLNESHRESLKISYGAGLGEVLLAFIAFSFGMIVQDFFEMNLWVQYVVAAVLATVGLYFALNKKESTRPERKKSSKYLLGFTLSVINPPVLIYWILVFSLLGRWLSSNESHSALCITLFLSGVFIGKVVTLYGYSRFGTHIKKKQHSSGSNINRYIGITLIILACMQVIKLTVT from the coding sequence ATGATTCTTACAGCATTACTTCTGGGCATTATGACTACCATTTTGGGAGCACTTCCTCCTGGCGCATCAAATCTTGCTGTAATAAAAACCTCTCTAAATGAATCTCACAGAGAGTCATTAAAAATAAGTTATGGTGCTGGACTAGGAGAAGTATTACTAGCCTTTATAGCATTTTCCTTTGGCATGATTGTACAAGATTTTTTTGAGATGAATCTTTGGGTACAATATGTAGTTGCTGCAGTTCTTGCAACTGTTGGGCTTTACTTTGCTCTTAATAAGAAAGAAAGCACAAGGCCAGAAAGAAAAAAATCATCTAAGTATCTTCTAGGATTTACTCTTAGTGTTATCAATCCACCTGTTCTTATTTATTGGATTTTAGTGTTCTCTCTACTAGGCAGGTGGTTATCAAGTAATGAATCACACTCAGCTTTATGCATCACATTATTCCTTAGTGGTGTTTTTATAGGAAAGGTTGTGACACTATACGGTTATAGTAGATTTGGCACTCATATAAAAAAAAAGCAACATTCATCAGGAAGTAATATTAATCGCTACATAGGTATTACGCTCATAATATTGGCCTGTATGCAAGTCATTAAACTCACTGTTACTTAA
- a CDS encoding queuosine precursor transporter, translating to MQLPSKYLNTKDLQLAYRIYVILGALFICALVVSNLIFQKFFSWDFFGIYTFEISVGILPYPITFLITDVVSEIYGKKKANQMVTAGIFASLFSLLIVYVGNAVPATSWSPVDDTLFTKVFGVTALAVFASMIAYLLAQYVDIHIYHFWKRITKGKHLWLRNNFSTFFSQFIDTFSVLSLLCTFGLIEWQLFGGLLLGGFLFKVIVAALDTPFLYLAVGLFRKRFELEEGEELKLPI from the coding sequence ATGCAACTACCCTCTAAATATTTAAATACAAAGGATTTACAACTTGCTTATCGCATTTATGTCATTCTAGGTGCTCTCTTTATCTGTGCATTAGTTGTGTCGAATTTAATATTCCAAAAATTCTTTTCGTGGGATTTTTTCGGAATCTACACCTTTGAGATTTCGGTAGGGATACTTCCCTACCCAATAACCTTTTTAATTACAGATGTCGTAAGCGAGATTTATGGTAAGAAAAAAGCAAACCAGATGGTTACTGCTGGTATTTTTGCCTCATTATTTTCGCTCTTAATCGTTTATGTAGGTAACGCTGTTCCCGCAACAAGCTGGTCTCCCGTAGACGACACGCTATTTACTAAGGTTTTTGGAGTCACTGCACTAGCAGTTTTTGCAAGTATGATTGCCTATCTACTAGCACAATACGTAGATATTCACATCTATCACTTTTGGAAACGCATAACTAAGGGTAAACACCTTTGGCTCAGAAATAATTTTTCTACGTTTTTTTCTCAATTTATAGATACATTTTCGGTCCTTTCTTTACTCTGTACCTTTGGACTCATTGAGTGGCAGTTGTTTGGAGGTCTTCTTTTAGGAGGTTTTCTCTTTAAAGTGATTGTTGCCGCTTTAGACACACCATTTTTATACTTAGCCGTAGGATTATTTAGGAAGAGATTTGAGCTAGAGGAAGGTGAGGAACTAAAGCTACCTATTTAG
- a CDS encoding outer membrane beta-barrel protein, which yields MRINQLVLLAIGLFLSVAMQAQNFSITGTLKDKDSKQTLEAATVFLETVKDSTLITYTITNQEGFFQLEGRAQEKDARVNISFLGYENFTKNVDLSTGDIVLGDIEVAPSTNTLGEVIVKSRAPVTVKKDTLEFNVSSFKTKKDANIEDLLKELPGVEVDESGKILVNGKEVNKILVNGKPFFGDDPTIATRNLTKEIVEKIQVVDTKTDDEAFAGEDGDQESKTINLTISEEKNKGVFGRVAAGGGTDNRFEYAGIVNAFDNERRISVLAGGNNINSAGFSFGEIRKMFGGGRSVYFNGNGSFGIDGRSFGGGQGIVNSRSVGANYTDEYAKGFDANMDYFYSAANSFDETRVERENILPDRRFFTNSDSRNDSNSDNHSINTTINIKKDSTLLINIKPKFSFANSETRFRRTEESLNEDGERINESATNNFVTDEGKNFENTLSVTKKWGDKGAYVRARVQNEINRQESEDFIVSNTEIFGDNPSVINRNQFTDGETKLDGYNLNLTYRVPLVAKKLFLDVDFGHRSDSRKRKRSTFDFDEVTQQYAILNQELSTDFEGRNSRTTPKLGLNYDNEKLNVNVSAGYVFRTLENNDNLRPELDIKQNFEALELDTYVNYRFSPKASMYASLGKSNRPPEVTQLNPFVDVSDPLNIVEGNPNLAPSNDYNFYGGFNNYDFQKGGGWYLNGNGRFTNDAIVRKTTIDNNLVSRTTYVNVNGNYSVGAGGGYNKNVKIDSLRSIKYGGGIYTNFGRNVNFNNEVQYASKTRSLTPRINFTYTWKKLFEVRPSYNISISKTQFGLDAFEDQDFISHNVSLGTALFVPKNWEWRNDINYNYNPNIASDFQRSAVFWNSTLAYSFAKERATATLKVYDVLDQNTNARRTANANFIQDVQSTVLEQYFMLSLSWKFNTLGKKGETNDGGVFFF from the coding sequence ATGCGAATTAATCAACTAGTACTCCTTGCGATAGGGCTATTCTTATCTGTAGCTATGCAGGCGCAAAACTTTTCAATTACTGGAACTCTTAAAGACAAGGATTCAAAACAAACGCTGGAAGCAGCAACGGTATTTTTAGAGACCGTAAAAGACAGTACACTCATTACGTATACGATTACAAACCAAGAGGGGTTTTTTCAACTAGAAGGTCGCGCACAAGAGAAAGATGCACGTGTAAATATCTCCTTTCTGGGTTATGAGAACTTTACAAAAAATGTAGATTTAAGTACGGGTGATATTGTGCTTGGAGATATAGAGGTAGCACCTTCTACAAACACCTTGGGCGAAGTTATTGTAAAAAGTAGAGCTCCGGTAACCGTAAAAAAAGACACGTTAGAGTTTAATGTTTCTTCTTTTAAAACTAAGAAAGATGCAAATATTGAGGACTTGCTTAAGGAGCTGCCAGGCGTTGAGGTAGATGAAAGCGGCAAGATTTTAGTAAATGGTAAGGAAGTAAATAAAATTCTAGTTAATGGTAAGCCGTTCTTTGGCGATGACCCTACGATTGCTACGCGCAACCTCACTAAAGAAATCGTAGAGAAAATACAAGTAGTAGATACTAAGACAGACGATGAGGCTTTTGCAGGCGAAGATGGTGATCAAGAGAGTAAGACTATCAATCTCACTATCTCAGAAGAAAAAAATAAAGGAGTCTTTGGTAGAGTGGCTGCTGGTGGTGGGACAGATAATCGTTTTGAATATGCAGGTATTGTAAATGCTTTTGATAACGAGCGACGCATCAGCGTGCTTGCTGGTGGTAACAATATCAACTCAGCTGGGTTTAGTTTTGGAGAGATAAGAAAAATGTTTGGAGGAGGAAGAAGCGTTTACTTTAATGGCAACGGAAGCTTTGGTATTGACGGAAGGAGCTTTGGAGGTGGACAAGGAATTGTAAATAGCCGCAGTGTAGGAGCAAATTATACAGATGAGTATGCAAAAGGATTTGATGCCAATATGGATTATTTCTACTCGGCTGCAAACTCTTTTGATGAGACTCGTGTAGAGCGGGAGAATATTTTACCAGACAGACGGTTTTTTACAAACAGTGATTCTCGTAATGACTCAAACTCAGATAACCATAGTATTAATACCACTATCAATATTAAAAAGGATTCTACACTACTCATTAATATCAAGCCCAAATTCTCTTTTGCAAATAGTGAGACGCGCTTCCGCCGTACAGAGGAGTCACTTAATGAAGACGGTGAGAGAATCAATGAGTCGGCAACAAACAACTTTGTAACAGACGAGGGGAAGAATTTTGAAAACACCTTAAGTGTTACCAAGAAATGGGGAGACAAAGGAGCTTATGTGAGAGCACGTGTACAAAACGAAATCAATAGACAAGAGAGTGAAGACTTTATAGTGTCAAACACAGAGATATTTGGCGATAACCCGTCAGTAATTAATCGTAATCAGTTTACAGATGGAGAAACTAAACTTGACGGTTATAATCTCAACCTCACATATAGAGTTCCTTTAGTTGCCAAAAAGTTATTCCTTGATGTAGATTTTGGTCACCGTAGCGATAGTAGAAAGCGCAAGCGAAGCACCTTTGACTTTGATGAGGTAACACAGCAATATGCTATTCTCAATCAAGAATTAAGTACAGACTTTGAAGGTCGTAATTCGCGCACAACGCCTAAGCTCGGACTTAATTACGACAATGAGAAACTAAATGTAAACGTAAGTGCAGGATACGTTTTTCGCACCTTAGAGAATAACGACAACTTGCGCCCAGAACTAGATATCAAACAAAATTTTGAAGCTTTAGAACTTGATACGTACGTAAATTACAGGTTTAGCCCTAAAGCATCTATGTATGCAAGTTTAGGTAAGAGCAACAGACCTCCAGAAGTCACGCAGCTCAATCCATTTGTAGATGTGTCAGACCCACTTAATATTGTGGAAGGTAATCCTAACCTTGCTCCATCAAATGATTACAATTTTTATGGAGGATTTAATAATTATGATTTCCAAAAAGGAGGAGGGTGGTATCTCAATGGAAATGGAAGGTTTACAAACGATGCTATTGTGCGTAAAACGACCATAGATAATAACCTAGTAAGTCGCACTACTTATGTAAACGTAAATGGTAATTATAGCGTAGGAGCAGGAGGAGGTTATAATAAGAATGTAAAAATAGATTCCTTACGTAGTATAAAATATGGCGGAGGTATTTACACGAACTTTGGACGTAACGTAAACTTTAATAACGAAGTGCAATATGCTAGTAAAACGAGATCACTTACGCCACGTATAAATTTTACATACACATGGAAAAAGTTATTTGAGGTTAGGCCTAGTTATAACATCTCGATTTCAAAAACTCAATTTGGTCTAGACGCATTTGAAGATCAAGATTTCATATCTCATAATGTTTCATTGGGAACGGCTTTGTTTGTTCCCAAAAATTGGGAATGGCGCAATGATATTAACTATAATTACAACCCAAACATTGCATCAGATTTTCAGCGAAGTGCAGTGTTTTGGAACTCGACACTTGCTTATTCATTTGCCAAAGAGCGCGCTACCGCAACCTTGAAAGTGTATGATGTACTAGATCAAAATACAAACGCAAGGCGTACTGCAAATGCAAACTTTATACAAGATGTACAGAGCACCGTATTAGAGCAATACTTTATGCTTAGCCTAAGTTGGAAGTTCAATACGCTAGGAAAAAAAGGAGAAACAAATGATGGTGGGGTATTCTTCTTTTAA
- a CDS encoding patatin family protein, producing the protein MRALVISGGGSKGAFGGGVAQYLMQEMGKDYDMLVGTSTGSLLVPHLALQNIEKIKEVYTSVNQNAIFNVCPFVIKKDKWGEQTIAIDHWSVLRNFLKGSKTFGESKKLRKLIEKTFTRENYKQLQDSGKEVLVTVSNLSLHKTEYKSSKEETYEDFCDWVWMSCNYIPFMSLASKNGCEYADGGFGALVPIKEAVERGATEVDVIILETEVTYYNNLPSTNVFSLLSNLHGFMMDRIEKQNITIGKYAANQKEAIINFYYTPTVLTTNSLIFNKEKMKIWWQSGFDYAKYKNEELNEIKVDDEG; encoded by the coding sequence ATGCGAGCATTAGTCATTTCAGGAGGAGGAAGTAAAGGCGCTTTTGGCGGAGGCGTAGCCCAATACCTTATGCAAGAAATGGGTAAGGATTATGATATGCTGGTGGGAACTTCTACAGGCAGTTTGCTAGTGCCACATCTTGCACTTCAAAACATCGAAAAGATAAAAGAAGTGTATACTTCTGTTAATCAGAATGCCATTTTTAATGTATGTCCATTTGTAATTAAAAAAGATAAATGGGGAGAGCAAACCATCGCTATTGATCACTGGAGTGTACTGCGTAATTTTCTTAAAGGCTCTAAGACTTTTGGAGAAAGTAAAAAGTTGAGAAAACTTATAGAAAAAACCTTTACAAGGGAAAATTATAAACAACTACAAGATAGTGGCAAAGAAGTGCTAGTCACTGTTTCAAATCTCTCACTTCATAAAACGGAGTATAAATCTAGTAAAGAAGAAACTTACGAAGATTTTTGTGACTGGGTATGGATGTCGTGTAATTACATCCCTTTTATGAGTCTTGCGTCAAAAAACGGATGTGAGTATGCAGATGGTGGTTTTGGCGCGCTAGTACCTATTAAGGAAGCCGTAGAGCGCGGTGCAACAGAGGTCGATGTAATCATACTTGAAACAGAAGTTACTTATTACAATAACCTCCCTTCTACTAATGTTTTTTCTCTGCTTAGTAACCTTCATGGTTTCATGATGGACCGTATTGAGAAGCAAAACATCACCATAGGTAAGTATGCAGCAAATCAAAAAGAGGCAATAATTAACTTCTATTATACGCCTACAGTACTCACCACAAATTCATTGATTTTTAACAAAGAAAAGATGAAAATATGGTGGCAAAGTGGCTTTGACTATGCCAAGTATAAAAACGAAGAACTCAACGAGATTAAGGTGGATGATGAGGGGTAA
- a CDS encoding AsmA-like C-terminal region-containing protein, protein MKKALKITGIILLVIVILLVASPFLFRGKLEGLLKKTINNNLNAQVEWSSLDLSLFRSFPDATVIVNDFTVINNAPFAGDTLASGKELRIEMGVTQLFKNTTDEPIAIDALSLLEANVHVQVDSLGNANYDIVKQTPTTETTTEESSEPFVFNLQEYSLIDSKIIYDDRSTQTHLELTEVNHTGSGDFSAIESELDTKTHAVVSFDYGGTHYLDGHELDLEAVIQMELEKQKYTFKENLAKINELPLEFNGFVELLEDGNLMDLSFKTPSSDFKNFLALIPKEYRANLDGVETSGDFRVSGIIKGKTTETNIPNLDIEIVSNNASFKYPDLPKRMNNINIDVKIKNDTGITELTYIEINDLRFKIDQDTFTAKGTLKNLMGNMLVNLDLDGVLDLGNIDKVYPLNLDQPLQGRLVADVMTSFDMNSVEKQQYQNIKSSGNATLSNFTYSTPELPNPIAIQNAAVSFKTGNITLNSFAATSGTSDINATGSIENLIPFVMSKEDLKGRFDVTSKVFNLDDFATSTTTTSGTTQASKSSSDTAIKIPDFLDASVNFNATKVIYDGLELSNTKGSVTIANEQASLSNLNSGIFGGAAGLSGSVTTRDGAPTFNMTVDLSSIDIDRSFKELDMLQGLAPIAKALQGALNTKIQLQGQLDDNFSPILSTISGDAFAEILTADVDADKMPLLNLLSQKLDFINLDDLKLDKLKTSLTFNDGQVAVKPFDFDVKGINVQVSGGHSFTNEMNYTLNLDLPAKYLGGDVSGLLSKLTDAEKENIHIGVPVSLSGNFTAPKVDLNLKAATTALTNQIIEIQKQRAKDKVEDKLTDVLGGLLGGNKTTPNTTATDSTTTGTQTPQNTTTTPKAEDAIKDVATGILGGLLGKMKTTKETVKDTVN, encoded by the coding sequence ATGAAAAAAGCACTAAAAATTACAGGTATTATACTTCTCGTTATTGTGATACTGCTTGTAGCATCACCTTTCCTTTTTAGAGGAAAACTAGAAGGCTTACTCAAGAAGACCATTAATAATAATTTAAATGCACAGGTAGAGTGGTCTTCTCTCGACCTAAGCCTATTTAGGAGTTTTCCTGACGCTACGGTTATAGTAAACGACTTTACGGTAATTAACAACGCACCGTTTGCCGGTGACACACTTGCTAGTGGTAAAGAATTACGCATTGAGATGGGTGTTACTCAACTCTTCAAAAACACAACAGATGAGCCTATTGCTATAGATGCACTATCACTTCTAGAAGCAAACGTACACGTACAAGTAGACTCCTTAGGCAATGCAAATTATGATATTGTAAAACAGACACCGACTACAGAGACTACTACTGAGGAGAGCTCAGAACCTTTTGTTTTTAACTTACAAGAGTACAGCCTCATAGACTCAAAAATAATTTATGATGATCGCTCTACACAAACCCACTTAGAACTTACGGAGGTAAACCATACTGGTTCTGGAGATTTTTCGGCTATTGAGAGTGAACTTGATACGAAGACCCACGCTGTAGTATCTTTTGATTATGGTGGCACACACTATCTAGACGGACACGAGCTCGACCTAGAAGCTGTAATCCAAATGGAGCTAGAAAAACAGAAGTATACTTTTAAAGAAAACCTAGCCAAAATAAATGAACTTCCCCTAGAGTTTAATGGTTTTGTAGAACTTCTAGAAGATGGTAATCTTATGGACTTATCGTTTAAAACGCCTTCATCAGATTTTAAGAACTTTCTAGCCCTCATCCCTAAGGAATATAGAGCAAATCTCGACGGCGTGGAGACGAGTGGCGATTTTCGAGTAAGCGGAATTATAAAAGGAAAAACAACGGAGACTAACATCCCAAATCTTGATATTGAGATTGTGTCTAACAATGCTTCTTTTAAGTATCCAGACCTGCCTAAAAGAATGAACAACATCAATATAGATGTAAAGATTAAAAATGATACAGGCATCACAGAACTTACTTATATTGAGATAAACGACTTACGTTTTAAAATTGACCAAGACACCTTTACTGCAAAGGGAACGCTCAAGAATTTGATGGGTAATATGCTAGTAAATCTAGACCTAGATGGTGTGCTAGATTTGGGTAACATTGACAAAGTCTACCCACTTAATCTAGACCAACCACTACAAGGGAGACTTGTTGCAGATGTGATGACGAGTTTTGATATGAACTCGGTTGAGAAGCAACAGTATCAAAATATAAAAAGCTCCGGTAACGCTACGCTTAGTAACTTCACTTACAGCACTCCAGAACTACCTAATCCCATTGCCATACAAAATGCAGCTGTAAGTTTTAAAACAGGAAATATCACGCTTAACTCATTTGCTGCAACAAGTGGGACTTCAGATATAAATGCAACGGGATCTATTGAGAACCTCATCCCGTTTGTAATGTCTAAGGAAGATTTAAAAGGGCGTTTTGATGTTACCTCAAAGGTGTTTAACCTTGATGATTTTGCGACTAGCACAACAACCACATCTGGCACTACCCAAGCGAGCAAGAGCTCAAGCGACACAGCAATAAAAATTCCAGACTTTCTTGATGCCTCTGTAAACTTTAATGCTACAAAGGTGATTTATGATGGTCTTGAACTTAGCAATACTAAAGGAAGTGTGACCATTGCAAATGAGCAGGCATCATTAAGCAATCTCAACTCTGGCATCTTTGGTGGTGCAGCGGGGCTCTCTGGCTCTGTCACCACACGTGATGGTGCTCCTACTTTTAATATGACTGTAGATTTGAGCAGTATAGATATAGACCGTTCATTTAAGGAGCTAGATATGCTGCAAGGACTTGCTCCTATTGCAAAAGCACTACAAGGGGCGCTCAATACTAAAATACAATTACAGGGACAGCTTGATGATAATTTTAGCCCTATACTTAGCACCATTTCTGGAGATGCATTTGCCGAAATTTTGACTGCAGATGTAGATGCAGATAAGATGCCGCTTCTTAATCTCCTATCGCAAAAACTTGATTTTATAAACCTTGACGACCTTAAATTAGACAAGCTCAAAACCAGTCTTACATTTAATGATGGCCAGGTGGCTGTAAAGCCATTTGATTTTGACGTAAAAGGAATTAATGTGCAGGTAAGCGGTGGACATAGCTTTACAAACGAGATGAACTACACCCTCAACCTTGATCTTCCTGCAAAATATCTAGGAGGAGATGTAAGCGGCTTACTTTCAAAACTCACAGATGCCGAAAAAGAAAATATCCATATAGGCGTGCCTGTTTCCCTTTCGGGAAATTTTACTGCGCCTAAAGTAGACCTTAATCTAAAAGCAGCTACCACAGCACTTACTAACCAGATTATAGAGATCCAGAAGCAACGCGCAAAAGACAAAGTAGAAGATAAACTTACTGATGTGTTAGGAGGTCTATTAGGTGGTAACAAAACAACACCAAACACTACTGCGACAGATAGCACAACTACTGGCACACAAACCCCTCAAAACACCACCACAACCCCAAAAGCCGAGGATGCCATTAAAGATGTCGCAACGGGAATATTAGGTGGTCTTTTGGGGAAAATGAAAACAACTAAAGAAACGGTGAAGGATACGGTTAATTAA
- a CDS encoding DUF2797 domain-containing protein — protein MQYQGVLRKMQTEHTDPINYYLVMDGDFIQMNQLLGKRLHMEFVKYECLACGENKKIFRQGYCYDDFYKVPQAADWIMKPELSKAHLDEEERDLEYEKKVQLQPHIVYLANSSNVKVGVTRKTQVPTRWIDQGAHEAVEIVEVPNRYLAGITELALKEHVSDKTNWRKMLKNDIEDLSLTEYRDALKKYIPEEAQQYFIASNEETHIHFPVDKYPEKLKTLNLDKTPAYEGVLKGIKGQYLIFEDDTVFNVRSWEGYVIRLEVLS, from the coding sequence ATGCAATACCAAGGTGTCCTTAGAAAAATGCAAACGGAGCACACAGATCCTATAAATTACTATTTAGTAATGGATGGTGACTTCATACAAATGAATCAACTCTTAGGAAAAAGGTTGCATATGGAATTTGTAAAATACGAATGCCTGGCTTGTGGCGAAAATAAAAAGATTTTCCGTCAAGGGTATTGCTATGATGACTTTTATAAAGTCCCACAAGCTGCCGATTGGATCATGAAGCCTGAGCTTTCTAAAGCCCATTTAGACGAAGAAGAGAGAGATCTAGAATATGAGAAAAAGGTGCAGCTACAACCACATATTGTATATCTAGCAAACTCAAGTAATGTAAAGGTAGGAGTGACTCGTAAGACCCAAGTTCCTACAAGGTGGATAGATCAAGGTGCTCATGAAGCAGTAGAGATTGTTGAAGTGCCTAATAGATACCTGGCGGGTATAACAGAACTAGCACTAAAAGAGCATGTTTCAGATAAGACTAACTGGCGCAAGATGCTCAAAAATGATATAGAAGACTTAAGTCTCACAGAGTATAGGGATGCGCTTAAAAAATATATACCAGAAGAGGCACAGCAGTATTTTATAGCTAGCAATGAAGAAACTCACATTCACTTTCCGGTAGATAAATATCCAGAAAAATTAAAAACTCTTAATCTTGATAAAACTCCGGCTTATGAAGGTGTTCTAAAAGGGATTAAAGGACAGTATCTCATTTTTGAAGATGATACCGTATTTAATGTGCGTAGCTGGGAAGGATATGTAATACGCTTAGAAGTACTTTCTTAA